One genomic region from Nilaparvata lugens isolate BPH chromosome 3, ASM1435652v1, whole genome shotgun sequence encodes:
- the LOC120350207 gene encoding tigger transposable element-derived protein 4-like: MDGSDKRKLMVIGKSAKPRCFKNVNLLPVTYESNKRAWMTSELFASWLRKWDNELKLKNDKILLMVDNCPAHPHVENLTSIKLVFLPPNTTSVLQPLDQGVIRSLKVNYRKRLILQIIQDLDEGCETKVSVLDAITMLERAWNEVTSITVKNCFRHAGFLMQSDNIIESACTEESLQEWGRSLAQPVSQDFFEEYEEVDKDLETTAAVSDEELLTSTLREEDNVTNTEKDNDNDEEINPPTLTEACKAIKTICQFLSVTNTADEATKNVLFNLEKQFQTSYYNSKCKKQTKITDFLKKT, from the coding sequence ATGGATGGGAGTGATAAGCGCAAGCTGATGGTTATAGGGAAAAGTGCTAAACCTCGttgtttcaaaaatgttaatttattgCCAGTAACATATGAAAGTAACAAAAGAGCGTGGATGACAAGTGAATTGTTCGCTTCCTGGCTACGAAAATGGGACAAtgaactgaaattgaaaaatgataaaatattgttgatggTAGATAACTGTCCAGCACATCCACATGTTGAAAATCTTACATCTATAAAGTTGGTGTTCCTCCCGCCTAATACAACATCTGTTTTGCAACCCTTGGATCAAGGTGTTATAAGGTctctgaaagtcaactatcggAAACGTCTCATTCTACAAATCATTCAAGATTTGGATGAAGGATGTGAAACAAAAGTCTCTGTACTCGACGCAATTACAATGTTAGAAAGAGCTTGGAATGAAGTCACATCCATTACAGTGAAAAACTGTTTCAGACATGCAGGATTTTTAATGCAGTCTGATAACATTATTGAATCTGCATGCACAGAAGAGTCGTTACAAGAATGGGGGAGAAGTTTGGCTCAACCAGTGTCTCAGGATTTCTTTGAAGAGTATGAAGAAGTAGACAAGGATTTGGAAACGACGGCAGCTGTAAGTGATGAGGAATTGCTGACTTCGACTTTGAGAGAAGAAGACAACGTTACAAACACTGAGAAAGacaatgataatgatgaggaaatCAATCCACCAACACTGACTGAAGCTTGTAAAGCGATCAAGACAATTTGCCAATTTCTTAGTGTCACAAATACAGCAGATgaagcaacaaaaaatgttctatttaaTCTAGAGAAACAGTTTCAAACATCGTACTACAATTCAAAGTGCAaaaaacaaacgaaaattaCAGACTTTTTGAAAAAGACctaa